Proteins found in one Flavobacterium channae genomic segment:
- a CDS encoding anthranilate synthase component I family protein — translation MRTVITKDISQFSDLKKQLLIWANQHREVVFLDSNNYHQKYSSYDAVLAVDAFTSIKTDYENAFQDLYQYQSQAKDWLFGYLSYDLKNDTEDLTSRNFDKLDFPDLFFFQPKKLFLIKGNQLEMQYLRMCDDEMESDFEEIIQCLVFSVQSSEVEVKQRISKERYLSKVSKMLEYIHRGDIYEANFCMEFFAEDAQIEPLDIYQKLNAISEPPFAVYFKNNFQYLLSASPERYLRKEDTKVISQPIKGTTRRGANYDEDDVLKFNLAQNEKERSENIMIVDLVRNDLSHTATKGSVVVEELCEVYTFKQVHQMISTVVSQVENTTSPVEIIRTTFPMGSMTGAPKISAMKIIEELEETKRGLYSGAVGYFTPTGDFDFNVVIRSILYNEKKQYLSFSVGSAITSQAIPENEYAECLLKANAMFEVLK, via the coding sequence TTGAGAACCGTAATTACTAAAGATATTTCCCAATTTTCAGATTTGAAAAAGCAACTTTTAATTTGGGCTAACCAACACAGAGAAGTCGTTTTTTTAGATTCTAATAATTACCATCAAAAGTATTCAAGTTATGATGCTGTATTGGCTGTTGATGCTTTTACATCTATAAAAACTGATTACGAAAATGCTTTTCAAGATTTGTATCAGTACCAAAGTCAGGCTAAAGATTGGTTATTTGGATATTTGTCTTATGATTTAAAAAACGATACAGAAGATTTAACTTCTAGAAATTTTGACAAATTAGATTTTCCAGATTTGTTTTTCTTTCAGCCAAAAAAGTTGTTCTTGATAAAAGGCAATCAATTGGAAATGCAATATTTGAGAATGTGTGATGATGAAATGGAATCGGATTTTGAAGAAATAATTCAATGTTTGGTATTTAGTGTTCAATCATCAGAAGTTGAGGTAAAACAACGCATTTCAAAAGAAAGATATCTTTCTAAAGTTTCCAAAATGTTGGAATATATTCATAGAGGCGACATTTATGAAGCTAATTTTTGTATGGAGTTTTTTGCTGAAGATGCTCAAATTGAACCGCTAGACATTTACCAAAAATTAAACGCAATTTCAGAACCACCATTTGCGGTTTACTTTAAAAATAATTTTCAGTATTTACTTTCAGCTTCACCAGAGCGCTATTTGCGTAAAGAAGATACAAAAGTGATTTCGCAACCCATAAAAGGAACCACTCGGCGTGGGGCCAATTATGACGAAGATGATGTGTTAAAATTCAATTTGGCTCAAAATGAAAAAGAGCGCTCCGAAAACATTATGATTGTTGATTTGGTTCGAAACGATTTATCACATACAGCCACAAAAGGAAGCGTAGTAGTTGAAGAATTGTGTGAAGTTTATACTTTTAAACAAGTACATCAAATGATTTCAACTGTTGTTTCTCAGGTTGAAAATACAACTTCTCCTGTCGAAATTATCAGAACGACATTTCCAATGGGAAGCATGACCGGTGCGCCTAAAATTTCGGCTATGAAAATAATCGAAGAATTAGAAGAAACGAAAAGAGGTTTGTATAGCGGAGCAGTTGGGTATTTTACACCAACTGGAGATTTTGATTTTAATGTGGTTATCCGCAGTATTTTATACAATGAAAAAAAACAATATCTTTCCTTTTCGGTAGGAAGTGCCATTACTTCTCAAGCTATTCCAGAAAATGAATATGCGGAATGTTTGCTAAAAGCCAATGCTATGTTTGAAGTTTTAAAATAA
- a CDS encoding DUF4349 domain-containing protein has translation MNKNTKIVLALLAFGLILSCKESAESREAASDYSLAESADSTSVISSSAAVENKNSNRKFVRTADIKFKVKNVAKSTYVIEDATTKFGGFVTFTKLESNIYSVDKTKVSQDSTLVTTKYKVDNNITIRVPNTKMDTVIKTIAKQIHFLDYRIIKADDVSLQMLSNELAQKRSNSSEKRLENAIDLKGKKLNQVVKAEETLDAKKEQNDASKMQNLALQDQVNFSTLTLNIYQDESIKQEMVANEKSINAYRPNIGLQIWDSVKTGWFMLEHIIAFVVVLWPFALIGFLGFLGYKKFLKK, from the coding sequence ATGAACAAAAACACCAAAATCGTATTGGCTTTACTAGCATTTGGACTTATCTTATCTTGTAAAGAATCTGCAGAAAGCAGAGAAGCAGCTTCAGATTATTCTTTAGCTGAATCGGCAGATAGCACTAGCGTAATTTCTTCATCAGCAGCTGTTGAAAATAAAAACAGTAATCGTAAATTTGTTCGAACGGCTGATATTAAATTCAAGGTAAAAAACGTCGCCAAATCGACTTATGTGATTGAAGATGCAACTACGAAATTTGGTGGATTTGTAACTTTTACAAAATTAGAAAGTAACATTTACAGTGTAGATAAAACCAAAGTGAGTCAGGATAGTACTTTAGTGACTACAAAATACAAAGTAGATAACAACATTACGATTCGTGTTCCGAATACCAAAATGGATACGGTGATTAAAACCATTGCAAAACAAATTCACTTTTTGGATTATCGCATCATTAAAGCGGATGATGTTTCCTTACAAATGTTATCCAATGAATTAGCGCAAAAAAGAAGTAATTCTTCAGAAAAACGATTGGAAAATGCTATTGATTTAAAAGGAAAGAAACTCAATCAAGTGGTAAAAGCAGAAGAAACGTTAGATGCTAAAAAAGAACAAAATGACGCTTCAAAAATGCAGAATTTAGCACTTCAAGATCAAGTGAATTTTAGTACATTGACTTTAAACATTTACCAAGACGAAAGCATAAAACAAGAAATGGTAGCTAATGAAAAAAGCATCAACGCTTACCGACCAAATATTGGTTTACAAATTTGGGACAGTGTAAAAACGGGTTGGTTTATGTTAGAACACATTATAGCATTTGTTGTAGTGCTTTGGCCATTTGCTTTGATTGGGTTTTTAGGATTTCTAGGTTACAAAAAGTTTTTAAAAAAGTAA
- the tilS gene encoding tRNA lysidine(34) synthetase TilS — MLEKFTKHIQSNFPFLTKEKFYIAVSGGIDSMVLVDLCLKLKLDFEILHCNFKLRDDESDGDMEFVESYSNKNFVKYKTICFDTKDVAQTEKESIQITARNLRYRWFYEQLQENNVSFLATAHHLDDSLETFLINLSRGTGIEGLTGIPERNDKIIRPLLPFSRIEIEEYAKENSIQWREDSSNASNKYVRNKLRHDVIPILKELNPSFLNSFKNTLNHLQEVETLIQDASQMVYKDVAQEKGTTISFDIPLLLQYKNYTAYLFQWLNQYGFTAWNDIYELVYAQSGKQVFSETHILLKDRDQLLLSSKKHTLNDNFYLIESFERKVNIPLKLAFSRVVNIFETNSNCIFVDEDKIKFPLVVRKWHEGDYFYPSGMSGKKKLSKYFKDEKYSLLDKENQWLLCSENQIVWVIGKRADNRHIATNTTQQIIKIDLT; from the coding sequence ATGTTAGAAAAATTCACAAAACATATTCAATCCAACTTTCCTTTTTTAACTAAGGAGAAGTTTTATATTGCCGTAAGTGGAGGGATTGACAGTATGGTTTTGGTGGATTTATGTTTAAAACTTAAATTAGATTTTGAAATTTTACATTGTAATTTTAAGCTTCGTGATGATGAAAGCGATGGAGATATGGAATTTGTTGAATCCTATAGCAATAAAAATTTCGTAAAGTATAAAACAATTTGTTTTGACACGAAAGATGTTGCTCAAACAGAAAAGGAGTCAATTCAAATTACGGCTAGAAATTTGCGATACAGATGGTTTTATGAGCAATTGCAAGAAAATAATGTTTCATTTTTAGCAACAGCGCATCATTTAGACGATAGTTTAGAAACGTTTCTAATTAATTTGAGTCGCGGGACCGGAATTGAAGGTTTAACCGGAATTCCAGAACGAAATGATAAAATCATCAGGCCTTTATTACCATTTTCTAGGATTGAAATTGAAGAATATGCTAAAGAAAATTCAATTCAATGGAGAGAAGATTCCAGTAATGCTTCAAATAAATACGTAAGGAACAAATTACGTCATGATGTAATTCCTATCTTAAAAGAATTAAATCCGAGTTTTTTAAACAGTTTTAAAAACACTTTAAATCATTTGCAAGAGGTAGAAACGTTAATTCAAGATGCTTCACAAATGGTATATAAAGATGTTGCTCAGGAAAAAGGAACTACCATTTCTTTTGATATTCCATTACTGTTGCAATACAAAAATTACACAGCTTATTTGTTTCAATGGCTAAATCAATACGGTTTTACAGCATGGAATGATATTTACGAATTGGTTTATGCTCAATCGGGGAAACAAGTTTTTTCAGAAACCCATATTTTACTAAAAGATAGAGATCAATTATTGCTTTCTTCAAAAAAACATACCCTAAATGACAATTTTTATCTAATTGAATCTTTTGAGCGTAAAGTTAATATTCCCTTAAAACTCGCTTTTAGTCGTGTAGTTAACATTTTTGAAACAAATTCAAATTGTATATTTGTGGACGAAGATAAAATCAAATTTCCTTTGGTAGTAAGAAAATGGCATGAAGGAGATTATTTTTATCCTTCGGGAATGAGTGGAAAAAAGAAATTGAGTAAATATTTTAAAGACGAAAAGTATTCACTCTTAGATAAAGAAAACCAATGGTTATTGTGTTCAGAAAACCAAATTGTTTGGGTAATAGGAAAAAGAGCAGATAATCGACATATAGCAACAAACACAACACAACAAATTATAAAAATAGACTTAACCTAA
- a CDS encoding DoxX family membrane protein yields the protein MKIATIIVRVLLGAMMLFASISYFFNLMGEQPVPTGDLATLMAGFMASKYIFPVAKAVELLAGLMLVSGKFVRLGTIILLPISINIFLIHVMVTGADIPMAAAILLANVFLIYANWDSYKEIVKP from the coding sequence ATGAAAATTGCAACTATTATTGTTCGAGTACTTTTAGGAGCGATGATGCTTTTTGCTTCTATTTCTTATTTTTTCAATTTAATGGGAGAACAACCAGTACCTACTGGAGATTTAGCTACGTTAATGGCAGGCTTTATGGCTTCTAAGTACATTTTTCCTGTAGCAAAAGCAGTAGAACTATTAGCTGGGTTAATGCTAGTAAGTGGTAAATTTGTTCGACTAGGAACCATTATTTTATTACCAATAAGCATCAATATCTTTTTAATTCATGTTATGGTTACTGGAGCGGATATTCCAATGGCTGCTGCAATTTTACTTGCTAATGTGTTTTTAATTTATGCTAACTGGGACAGTTATAAAGAAATTGTAAAACCATAA